The Acipenser ruthenus chromosome 26, fAciRut3.2 maternal haplotype, whole genome shotgun sequence genomic sequence caaggatagtgcttCAGCTGAGAATGCCATAACATGGTGCTTAATTTGTGCAGGATGGTGAGGGTTTGAGCTCAGATACATGGCAATCTGCCTTTGCTTTAATGGCAAGAAGAAGACGTGCAAAATCTGTGGAGAGCAAAGATCTGCATTTGACAACCCGCCGAGGATCTGCTTTTCAGATACAACCTGAAGGTAATACCGAATGCTCATTGTATTGCAAGTAATATGAGAGGATCATTCTGCTACGGTAGCTGCAGGCTTTCCTTTGGGTATCTGTGGTTCCAATTATTCTGATTGAAGGACTAAATACTAAAGAAGGTAGAGCGTTGCACTCCCTCTCAAGAATGGAACAGGGATAGCTCAGGAAAAGAAGGGGTGTGATACCTGCTTTGTGTAAAGCATGGCCAATAAGAAGCAGAAACAGCcattaggaaaatgtagatgatataaagtataATTTCAAACAGCAATATGCAATAACATTAATGGCAAGTATCATTTACAGATGAAGGCATCCCGCTTCCTGGCTTACAGCCGCCTCCCCTGAGCTCCCCTGGAAGTGAAGTGCTGGGAAGATCGGTGTCTGCCATCCTTGCTTCCGATCCCCAGCGAATGGCGACAGTGTGTGAGAGGCTGAAAGGGAGGCCACTGCCAACTACCCTCAGAAACTCTGTATGGATTGATAAACTGCTAAACACAGACAAAGTGTTTCATAAAGCAATTTCTTTACAGTAAGAATGCAACTATTGCTAAGCAAAGCTTTGTAAGAATACAGTGATCCTAATGCGTATTGAAGATTCATTGCACATGATGGAAACTGATAATAAAATGGTAGTCTGCAACACATCCTGCTTATTCTGTGCATTCACCACGGATCACCATACTTTTGTCTGCTCGACAGTTTCACTATGCTAGACTTCTTTTATATGAAAGACCATTTCAGTGCGTGAGAACCTAAAGGGAAAGTCTGCACAGAGGTTAAGctgtgtttggtgtttttcatACAACACACTCGTTTACCTCAAGCGAAAGCTTTCCATTAAGCTGTAAATTAAAATTCTTTATTACAGATGTAAGTAAACTTTCCTTAGGGGGCAAGGGTGGTCATGTGGAAACGGATTAGCAATTCAGTGCAGGCTATAGTATTTGTTAGCACAGCCATATTTGTGAATATATGGAGTATTGCTGGTTGTAATGACCACTCAAACTAGTCTATAAAAGATCCTTTAGAATGGGAATTATAAAGAGGTGGTATCTCTATACAGCTCATCATTAATGTTTATCATGCCGCTGTTAACTACATCCTCAGAATATATCAAGTGTGTACTATGTTTGTCTTTTAGAAATCTTGAGAAAGCTGCCAGAGAGAAGTTTGGCCGAGCAGTGGGACACAGGGTGGCTGAATTGAAACTCAGAAGTGCCACTCGATCCCCTGTCTCGGGCTTGATTGAAAACGCTGTGGTGGAGGTGAGGCAGGCTCTTTGCAATAGGGAAATAGGAAAGCTGCACTGAATCTGCTCATTTTAAACAATTTACATACATTAAAGGGCAACATGAAATGTAATTCTGTTGacaaacagtatatattttattgtgcTTGAAAACTGTGGCTTTACCCTGTTGGATGCAGTTCCCCTAgggtatattttcaaagcatttattcCATTAAATGAAAGGAAACAATTCTGCAAAAGTGATATGTGAAAATGATGAGGTCTGGAGAGCTTGAATTATATCTTAAATGATATAACCTAGCTGTTTTCCCCTTTTCATAAAATAGGACTTCATTGTATATtacaataaattatacaccaTTACAACGGTTTGACAAGGACGCAGGTTCATGAAGTAATGATACCATTTCAATCTGTCCTACTGATTCCTGCCAACATTCTTGTGAAATGCTAGATAATGTGTGAACAATTTGGCAGTACCTTTTTATTTCTTCATCTGAACAGTGGAACTGGTCCAGCTGAATCCAGGCTGTTAATTGTATGATAATAAGGAGGGAAGATTTAGAAAAGAATGATTACAGTTAAATGGTAGCCTCTCGTTAATTAtagcaatcattttaaaatgtataaaaaaggaCTGTTTGTTAAAATATTGAAACATAGGTGGATTAATAAAGTGTACAGTAAAATGTGGCATAGAAAGGTaacaggtcttttttttttttgcaatgtgatatttttcttttgcttttttttttaccatctataaatattatataaaaagagatCATGCAAAATGCTTACCCATTGCtgtacatttcaattgaaagATGAAGCAGAGGTGTGAAGAGGAAAGGTTGGTGTAACAATGTGCTGTGTTTTTATGTCTTTTAATTCAGCTGCCctggtttttttttcatctgtgatGTGCGTTTCACACATAACGGGAGGCTCTCGTTTGTCTTGGCAGAAATATGAAAGGACACCCTGTATGCAAACTTTTGCTACCAATGAGCAGATGATCTCAGAAACAAGCAAAGCATTGAACATACTCTATGTGCACAATGGGACTTACGAGCCTTATCTCATCCACTGGCTCTTTCCTTTGCAAATTGCGTTTAAGCAAGCAGATACTAAGGGTAAGTGCTGAAGCTTGACGAGTACTTTTCAGTTTGGGTTTAGTATTTCAGTGTGACCTAATGTGATTTTTCAGCTGAGCACTGCTACGAACTGGCCATGTACCTGCATTTTCTCATCCAGAAGTTCCCATCCTGGCCAGAGATTTTTACCCTGGCAGAACGTGTCATGAGACACGTGGAAGAGGAGGACCCAGACTTTTATGCTCATCTTCAGCTCTGCTCTTCCAGGAATGCTGTCTTTGATCCCAAGGTAATAAATCCTGCTAAAACAAAACACCTGCAAGTAacaaacacctttatccaaaaTCAGAGCACTGTAATAAAATCTTAGACAATTAACAGGAGTCACTcaagatcttaaaaaaaaaatgagcctATCAACATATCTTCTTGTAAGGTCAACCATAACAGCATTAGTTAAGACCCTTTTATATGAACTAGTATAATTTACTTTATTTGATTGCTGTCAGGATTTTTTGGCCGAGCTGATCGCTAGAGAGAGGCAGCAGGTCCAGGAGCTGTTGGATGTTACAGACAGAACTGATAGGCACCAAGCTATCAGCAAAGAGCTGCTTGCAAACCCCCTTCGGAAATGGATGGGAGAGGTAACGCCCTTATTGCTTCTTTTACAGCTTAAGAGTTCAGGTTATTATTTTTGTGAAGACCGGGTGAATATATAttgtcacatgttttttttttatttttatattttgtattaatgtttaaataaatcaatacataataaataacagCTTAATATTAagtgtatatgtatatagtatttttttttttagttttactgtACTGCAGTGGTCAAACTCACTATTTTacaatgttttgtgtgtgtgtgtgttgctttaAGGGATTCATGAGTGTTCTAGACCTGCCTGCAGTGCTGCTGATATGGGACCAGCTTTTCATGCATGACTGGAGTCGGAAAGTGATGGAAGATTTCTGCCTTGCAGTCTTGATGCTGCTTAAGGACCCTTTGATGACAGCAGATAGCTATCAGTCTATGAGACAGGTAACACACCCAGAACAGCGACCTTGAATCTGAAATATGTGCTTAACAATATGCTTAACAAATACCTTCTCTCTTACTCTCATTCACATTAAAGTAAATTATTTGATGTGTTCAAGGGCCACACGCTTTTTTAATCAATAATAGATGTCCCAGAAGACAAATAAGCATGTGTCTGTGTATAGTGGGAACCAATTAGTGACTCATAGGGGAAGATGGGGACTGTAGAGGATTGTCAC encodes the following:
- the LOC117430232 gene encoding uncharacterized protein LOC117430232, with the protein product MARRRRAKSVESKDLHLTTRRGSAFQIQPEDEGIPLPGLQPPPLSSPGSEVLGRSVSAILASDPQRMATVCERLKGRPLPTTLRNSVWIDKLLNTDKVFHKAISLQNLEKAAREKFGRAVGHRVAELKLRSATRSPVSGLIENAVVEKYERTPCMQTFATNEQMISETSKALNILYVHNGTYEPYLIHWLFPLQIAFKQADTKAEHCYELAMYLHFLIQKFPSWPEIFTLAERVMRHVEEEDPDFYAHLQLCSSRNAVFDPKDFLAELIARERQQVQELLDVTDRTDRHQAISKELLANPLRKWMGEGFMSVLDLPAVLLIWDQLFMHDWSRKVMEDFCLAVLMLLKDPLMTADSYQSMRQVFLDHASHLFTADIQKGWTHLQQGGLAAEIPAFNRLHLRLLYGPFPKQGTRKDVGQVNLGYILPTGLKDVVVKLILKHPKSDAAHNAWLKEFDPHAVKLTVSVFYGNVKLRSESSLLKPSVEKRAPGKETDEFRLQFNDTFVFDSLDPSEFREVDPSEDKPVLVVKLLYSPADQIC